One Fibrobacter sp. UBA4297 genomic region harbors:
- a CDS encoding polyprenyl synthetase family protein, which translates to MQSIESEAKIAQEYLARIAKDAEAKFDEHLPPVKDRPCRLHEAMRYSMFAGGKRLRPGLAKAAFDMFGGKGDKIWLATSALEMLHTFSLIHDDLPCVDNDDYRRGKLTSHKKFGEATAVMAGDALCIHAFEMMGKTGNAKAIEVLAHLLGTYGMIGGEMTDIECEGKTVDLEIVDYIHYHKTAALIEAALLVGAMLADASEKDMEIIRNYGRSIGLAFQIVDDILDIVSTTEELGKDAGSDIEKGKATYPSIVGLEKSRERARELYEESIKALDGLTCDTSILRSIAAYIITRVK; encoded by the coding sequence ATGCAGTCTATTGAATCAGAAGCAAAAATTGCTCAGGAATATCTCGCCCGCATCGCCAAAGATGCCGAGGCGAAGTTTGATGAACATCTCCCCCCAGTAAAGGACCGTCCGTGCCGTTTGCACGAGGCTATGCGCTATTCCATGTTCGCAGGCGGCAAGCGACTCCGCCCGGGACTTGCCAAGGCCGCGTTTGACATGTTTGGCGGCAAGGGAGACAAGATTTGGCTTGCAACGAGCGCTCTCGAAATGCTCCACACGTTCAGCCTTATCCACGATGACCTTCCGTGCGTCGATAACGACGACTACCGCCGTGGAAAGCTCACAAGCCACAAGAAGTTTGGCGAAGCTACTGCCGTGATGGCAGGCGACGCCCTCTGCATCCACGCCTTCGAGATGATGGGCAAGACCGGTAACGCAAAGGCTATCGAAGTCCTTGCACACTTGCTCGGCACGTACGGCATGATCGGTGGCGAAATGACCGACATCGAATGCGAAGGCAAGACTGTCGACCTCGAAATTGTTGATTACATTCACTACCACAAGACGGCAGCCCTCATCGAAGCTGCTCTCCTCGTGGGTGCAATGCTTGCCGATGCAAGCGAAAAGGATATGGAAATCATCCGCAACTATGGCCGCTCCATCGGGCTTGCCTTCCAGATTGTGGATGACATTCTGGACATTGTCTCTACGACCGAAGAACTTGGCAAGGACGCCGGGTCTGACATCGAAAAGGGCAAGGCAACTTACCCGTCCATCGTTGGACTGGAAAAGTCTAGGGAACGCGCTAGGGAACTCTACGAGGAATCCATCAAGGCTTTGGATGGCCTTACATGCGATACCTCCATCCTCCGTTCTATAGCGGCATACATCATCACGCGAGTGAAATAA